The Apium graveolens cultivar Ventura chromosome 6, ASM990537v1, whole genome shotgun sequence genome contains a region encoding:
- the LOC141668497 gene encoding transcription factor bHLH87-like — protein MDNLSWECSSPAVSSAAFPWSNQINDMGKNFATVNNGSNIESSHELTCPNSKQISNQMVQQVASFDYLRSQEALRLAAEKLLAKSCSYGVASSTAEFFSSPGPQIMDPFSGLIADIGIPVFGQPQYVDGKATASTNTSSFESLDCLQTATNSNTDTSLEDDDINSILFSDCKKLWNLGSMPSADSENITSKSKARHCSSSSLISETNEAISQCSTKGNNQFSGPISKDQPKLKKPRLEHRSSSNINFQQLHDSSNNDEEPDSEAIAQMKEMIYRAAAFRPVNMEEPEGAEKPKRKNVKISSDPQTVAARQRRERISEKIRVLQRLIPGGNKMDTASMLDEAANYLKFLRSQVKALESHGHKFDFLNCPITTTQFYPFPQHSVFPFNHSFPMQTTHNFSFPKP, from the coding sequence ATGGATAACTTGAGTTGGGAGTGCTCATCTCCGGCTGTATCAAGTGCAGCATTCCCCTGGAGCAATCAGATAAATGATATGGGCAAAAACTTTGCTACTGTAAATAATGGTTCGAATATTGAGTCATCACATGAACTCACTTGTCCAAATTCAAAGCAGATATCaaatcaaatggttcaacaagTAGCAAGCTTTGACTATTTGCGGAGCCAAGAAGCCTTAAGATTAGCTGCTGAGAAGTTGCTGGCCAAGTCTTGTTCTTATGGAGTAGCCTCCAGTACTGCAGAATTTTTTTCTTCACCAGGGCCTCAAATAATGGACCCTTTTAGTGGCCTAATTGCTGATATAGGTATTCCAGTATTTGGCCAGCCGCAATATGTTGATGGCAAGGCTACAGCTTCAACAAACACTTCATCTTTTGAGTCGCTTGATTGCTTGCAAACTGCAACAAATAGCAATACGGATACATCACTCGAAGATGATGACATTAATTCCATCCTTTTCTCCGATTGCAAGAAGTTATGGAACCTTGGTTCCATGCCTTCTGCAGACTCAGAAAACATCACATCCAAATCCAAAGCTAGACACTGCAGCAGTAGCAGCCTTATCAGTGAAACAAATGAAGCCATTTCTCAATGTTCTACAAAAGGGAATAATCAATTTTCTGGACCCATATCCAAAGATCAGCCAAAACTAAAAAAACCAAGATTGGAGCACCGGAGTTCATCAAACATCAACTTTCAACAGCTTCATGATTCATCTAACAACGATGAGGAGCCAGACTCGGAGGCAATTGCACAAATGAAGGAGATGATATACAGAGCAGCGGCCTTTAGGCCAGTGAACATGGAAGAACCGGAGGGTGCTGAGAAGCCAAAGAGAAAGAATGTGAAAATATCAAGTGATCCACAAACAGTTGCAGCGAGGCAAAGAAGGGAAAGAATAAGCGAGAAAATCAGGGTTTTGCAAAGGCTGATTCCTGGTGGAAACAAGATGGACACAGCATCAATGCTAGATGAGGCtgcaaattatttaaaatttctCAGGTCACAAGTTAAAGCATTGGAATCACATGGCCACAAATTTGATTTTCTAAATTGTCCTATCACCACTACTCAATTCTATCCTTTTCCTCAACATTCTGTATTCCCCTTCAACCACTCATTTCCCATGCAAACCACCCATAATTTCTCCTTCCCAAAACCTTAA